A genomic segment from Alteribacillus bidgolensis encodes:
- a CDS encoding YlaI family protein, whose amino-acid sequence MKVKCVLCDSINDLDDKNPLAKKLRNRPIHTYMCDDCNERIDKRTKERWESGFKPYRDPKQNDDW is encoded by the coding sequence ATGAAAGTGAAATGTGTATTGTGTGATAGTATTAACGACCTTGATGATAAAAATCCGCTTGCGAAAAAACTTCGCAATCGGCCTATTCATACCTATATGTGTGATGATTGCAATGAACGTATTGACAAACGAACAAAGGAAAGATGGGAGAGCGGATTTAAACCCTACAGAGACCCCAAACAAAATGATGATTGGTAA
- a CDS encoding phosphotriesterase family protein, which yields MAKVETVLGPVDAEELGKTLIHEHFFFGYPGFQGDMTLGTYDFTEKVKQGTAAAEIMQKHGVQTVIDPTPNECGRDVKLLKAVAEETGLNIICATGYYYEGEGATPYFKFRQSLGYAEQEIYELFKEEIKNGIEGTGIKPGIIKLASSKGEITDYEKMFFKAASKVQKETGIVLLTHTQEGTMGFEQAEFLIEQGADPTRIVIGHMCGTTNIQDHLKTLEQGVFIALDRFGLQGAVGTPQDEERMAVLLGLLGAGYENKLFLSHDTVNVWWGRPPVLSEELQQQLQHWRPDHLFENIAPALKERGVSEKKLDTMFEKNAAALFN from the coding sequence ATGGCGAAAGTAGAGACAGTATTAGGACCGGTGGATGCTGAGGAGCTCGGAAAAACATTAATTCATGAACATTTTTTCTTTGGTTATCCTGGTTTTCAAGGGGATATGACGTTAGGCACATATGACTTTACAGAAAAAGTAAAACAAGGTACAGCAGCTGCTGAAATCATGCAAAAACATGGTGTCCAAACGGTAATTGACCCGACGCCAAATGAATGCGGAAGAGATGTCAAGCTGCTAAAAGCTGTTGCAGAGGAAACAGGGCTTAATATTATTTGTGCAACCGGATATTATTATGAAGGTGAAGGAGCGACTCCCTATTTTAAGTTCCGCCAGTCACTCGGTTATGCAGAACAAGAAATATATGAACTGTTCAAGGAAGAAATTAAAAATGGTATTGAAGGCACAGGAATAAAGCCTGGTATTATCAAGCTAGCCTCAAGCAAAGGAGAAATAACAGATTACGAAAAAATGTTTTTTAAAGCAGCTTCTAAAGTTCAGAAAGAAACAGGCATTGTACTCCTGACTCACACCCAGGAAGGAACGATGGGGTTTGAACAAGCCGAATTTCTTATAGAACAAGGAGCAGATCCAACTCGTATTGTCATTGGACATATGTGTGGTACAACAAATATACAGGACCATCTAAAAACATTAGAGCAAGGTGTTTTTATCGCATTAGACCGTTTTGGACTGCAAGGTGCTGTCGGCACTCCCCAAGATGAGGAAAGAATGGCTGTATTACTTGGACTTCTTGGAGCTGGGTACGAAAACAAACTATTTTTGTCTCATGACACCGTCAACGTGTGGTGGGGACGTCCGCCGGTCCTGTCAGAAGAACTGCAGCAGCAGCTGCAGCATTGGCGTCCGGACCATTTATTTGAAAACATTGCTCCTGCTCTAAAAGAAAGAGGAGTTTCTGAAAAAAAATTAGACACGATGTTCGAAAAAAATGCAGCAGCCCTGTTTAATTAA
- a CDS encoding quinone oxidoreductase family protein, whose amino-acid sequence MKAIQFTEYGGPEVLELVDIAHPEPGENQVVVKINAIGVNYADTARREGQYVTDVPLPHVPGSEVAGVIQKTGPGVTRFKEGDRVVTLLGGKHATGYAQYTIADERGLIPVPEGVDDNHAAAIPLQGLSAYHVIKTMGRLEQGESILVHAAAGGVGLFAVQLAKIFGAGSIIAAASTNEKRDLALEAGADVTVDYTKDGWEKEVLQATDNKGVDIALEMVGGDIFHQTLDCLAAFGRLVYYGTASRKQPSFNPARLMAENKSVIGFFLPQIMKKPQLFQQSLQEILQYIEDGKIKLEIGGVFPLEEAADVHRKLQGRQTKGKLILTP is encoded by the coding sequence ATGAAAGCAATACAATTTACAGAATACGGCGGACCGGAAGTGCTCGAGCTTGTTGATATTGCTCATCCAGAGCCAGGTGAAAATCAAGTAGTAGTAAAGATAAATGCTATTGGTGTTAACTATGCGGATACAGCGCGAAGAGAGGGACAATATGTAACCGATGTACCTCTTCCACATGTGCCGGGCTCAGAAGTAGCCGGCGTCATTCAAAAGACGGGACCTGGTGTGACTCGGTTCAAAGAAGGCGACAGGGTCGTCACATTACTGGGAGGTAAACATGCCACCGGTTATGCACAATACACCATAGCTGATGAAAGAGGGTTAATTCCTGTCCCAGAAGGAGTAGATGATAATCACGCAGCTGCTATTCCACTGCAAGGGTTAAGTGCCTACCACGTGATTAAAACGATGGGACGATTGGAACAAGGAGAATCTATTCTAGTTCATGCCGCAGCCGGTGGTGTTGGTCTTTTTGCTGTTCAGCTTGCAAAAATTTTTGGAGCAGGCAGCATCATTGCTGCCGCAAGCACGAATGAAAAGCGTGACCTTGCCCTTGAAGCCGGGGCTGATGTCACAGTTGATTACACAAAAGATGGCTGGGAAAAAGAAGTTCTTCAAGCAACAGATAACAAAGGGGTGGACATAGCACTCGAAATGGTCGGGGGAGACATTTTTCACCAAACCCTTGATTGTTTAGCTGCTTTTGGCCGGTTGGTTTATTATGGTACAGCAAGCAGAAAACAGCCGAGTTTTAATCCTGCAAGATTAATGGCGGAGAACAAAAGTGTCATCGGATTTTTTCTTCCGCAGATCATGAAAAAGCCTCAGCTCTTTCAGCAAAGCCTTCAGGAGATTTTACAATATATTGAAGACGGAAAAATCAAACTTGAAATTGGCGGTGTATTTCCATTAGAAGAGGCAGCTGATGTTCACCGCAAACTTCAAGGCCGGCAGACAAAAGGGAAGCTTATTCTCACTCCCTAA
- a CDS encoding enoyl-CoA hydratase/isomerase family protein: MNDHLLTNKENGVLYLTLNRPDRLNAFSPEMMSRLEEELTKAKENNDVKVVVLSGAGRSFSAGGDVKSMGKTTPQQIYDHIGRLNDVIRCIKSLEKPVIAAVHGFAAGAAFNIVMACDIVLAAASSKFALSFTQVGLMSDGGGSYFLPKLIGIHLAKECMFNGEPIEAETAKKWGIVNQLFDDTEMEASVKTYALKAAAGPVRAFGMMKKAMDHSLNASLDEILEEERITQTLLASSEDHQEGVNAFKEKRKPVFSGA; encoded by the coding sequence ATGAATGATCATTTACTTACTAACAAAGAAAATGGAGTACTTTATTTGACGCTGAATCGCCCTGATCGTTTAAATGCATTCAGTCCAGAAATGATGAGCCGATTAGAAGAAGAATTGACAAAGGCAAAGGAAAACAATGATGTAAAAGTGGTAGTGTTAAGCGGCGCAGGGCGCTCATTCAGCGCTGGAGGTGACGTGAAGTCAATGGGGAAGACAACACCGCAGCAAATATATGATCATATCGGACGCTTAAACGATGTTATTCGGTGTATAAAATCATTAGAAAAACCAGTTATTGCTGCGGTCCATGGATTTGCTGCCGGAGCTGCTTTCAATATTGTAATGGCTTGTGACATCGTTTTAGCTGCTGCATCCAGTAAATTCGCATTAAGTTTTACCCAGGTTGGGTTAATGTCTGATGGCGGCGGATCTTATTTTCTTCCTAAATTGATTGGCATTCATCTCGCAAAGGAATGCATGTTCAATGGAGAGCCTATTGAGGCCGAAACGGCAAAAAAATGGGGAATTGTGAATCAATTATTTGATGACACAGAGATGGAAGCTTCTGTGAAGACGTATGCTTTAAAAGCAGCTGCCGGTCCTGTGCGAGCATTTGGCATGATGAAAAAAGCAATGGACCACTCATTAAATGCAAGTCTTGATGAAATTTTAGAAGAAGAAAGAATTACCCAAACATTGCTTGCATCAAGTGAAGATCATCAAGAAGGTGTCAATGCCTTTAAAGAAAAAAGAAAGCCTGTTTTTTCAGGTGCATAA
- a CDS encoding 2-phosphosulfolactate phosphatase, which translates to MTANEKEKPKRPLLVGEKKGLPLEGFQPPSPPVLKKEARGKHIILSTTNGTVALRRAEAAERTYASSLLNNYCTAKELLKKQNQDITIICAGSGGQFCLEDYYGAGHLISHLTRLDESIELSDAAIGAWKLFEGNQDTVGILQDTAVGKMLKRFGYEKDIIYAANKDIYPVLPIMQPNGWMTNKGSVLNG; encoded by the coding sequence TTGACTGCAAATGAAAAAGAAAAACCGAAACGCCCCCTGCTTGTTGGAGAGAAGAAAGGCTTGCCATTGGAAGGATTTCAACCTCCTAGTCCACCGGTATTGAAAAAGGAAGCACGAGGTAAGCATATTATTTTATCTACCACAAACGGAACCGTAGCTTTAAGAAGAGCGGAAGCAGCAGAAAGGACATATGCTTCATCATTATTAAACAATTATTGTACTGCAAAAGAGCTTTTGAAAAAACAAAACCAGGATATAACAATTATTTGTGCAGGTTCAGGCGGTCAATTTTGTCTTGAGGATTACTATGGCGCAGGTCATTTAATTAGTCATTTAACCCGGTTAGATGAATCGATAGAATTAAGCGATGCAGCGATTGGCGCCTGGAAATTATTTGAAGGGAACCAAGATACAGTTGGTATATTACAAGATACGGCAGTTGGTAAAATGCTGAAACGATTTGGTTATGAAAAAGATATTATCTATGCAGCGAATAAAGACATCTATCCTGTACTGCCAATCATGCAGCCGAACGGATGGATGACAAATAAGGGGAGCGTATTAAATGGGTAA
- a CDS encoding 2-phosphosulfolactate phosphatase — protein MSKRIHVIMKKEDIIPERLEGKQAVVFDVLLATTVITSFFAGGAAALYPVLDAKED, from the coding sequence ATGAGTAAAAGAATACATGTAATTATGAAAAAAGAAGATATTATACCGGAGCGCTTAGAAGGAAAACAAGCGGTAGTATTCGATGTGCTCCTTGCTACGACAGTGATCACTTCTTTTTTTGCAGGAGGGGCGGCAGCCCTTTATCCCGTTCTTGATGCCAAGGAGGATTGA
- a CDS encoding phosphotransferase family protein, with the protein MSANLYKDTIPVRKGEEIELRRLENYLRQEMDPFPDEELHIEQFPSGHSNLTYVITAGRWEAVLRRPPFGPVAPKAHNMKRESVILRTLHPHFPLAPKPYLYCEDKSVIGSEFFLMERRKGAVIDTEFPKGIAPTPDNCRSISKAMVEALARLHKLDYKKTELVHMTKPDGFLERQVHGWIKRYDKAKTAEIAEVEELRKWLSQHIPASPQPAVIHYDYKCNNAMFNPENLQEMRGLFDWEMTTVGDPLADLGIALSYWIEEEDPESLKQGFGKPPVTVKDGFYSRQEFAEEYAKLTGRNIDNLSFYLTFAYFKLAVIVQQIYYRYKKGQTNDERFAQLGIRVSALMTHAKNVAKYGY; encoded by the coding sequence GTGAGTGCCAATCTTTATAAGGACACTATCCCTGTCCGGAAAGGGGAAGAGATTGAGCTCAGGCGATTAGAAAACTATTTGCGTCAGGAAATGGATCCTTTTCCTGACGAAGAGCTGCACATCGAACAATTTCCGTCCGGCCATTCTAATTTAACGTATGTGATAACAGCCGGCAGATGGGAAGCTGTACTAAGGAGGCCTCCGTTTGGACCAGTGGCGCCCAAGGCTCATAATATGAAAAGAGAAAGTGTGATTTTACGTACATTGCACCCTCACTTTCCGCTTGCTCCCAAACCTTATCTCTATTGTGAAGATAAGAGCGTGATAGGAAGCGAATTTTTTCTCATGGAACGAAGAAAAGGAGCCGTCATTGATACCGAATTTCCTAAAGGGATAGCCCCGACTCCTGATAACTGCCGCAGCATATCCAAAGCCATGGTAGAAGCGTTAGCCCGCTTGCATAAATTAGACTACAAAAAAACAGAGCTTGTGCATATGACAAAGCCGGATGGGTTTTTAGAGCGGCAAGTTCACGGCTGGATCAAACGTTATGATAAAGCGAAAACCGCTGAAATAGCTGAAGTTGAGGAGCTGAGAAAGTGGCTTTCGCAACATATTCCAGCTTCTCCTCAACCAGCGGTCATCCATTATGATTATAAATGCAACAATGCAATGTTTAATCCGGAAAATCTTCAAGAAATGAGAGGATTATTTGATTGGGAAATGACTACTGTCGGAGATCCCCTTGCAGATCTTGGAATAGCACTTTCTTATTGGATCGAAGAAGAAGACCCTGAATCTCTAAAACAAGGCTTTGGCAAACCGCCGGTCACGGTGAAAGATGGATTTTACAGCAGACAGGAATTTGCGGAAGAATACGCGAAGCTTACGGGTAGAAACATCGATAATTTATCATTTTATCTAACTTTTGCCTACTTCAAACTAGCAGTTATTGTTCAGCAAATCTATTATCGTTATAAAAAAGGACAAACAAATGATGAGAGATTTGCCCAGTTAGGTATTAGAGTCTCCGCTTTAATGACACACGCCAAAAATGTTGCAAAATATGGATATTGA
- a CDS encoding acyl-CoA thioesterase: MVHKWKVKVRACETDGLGHVSNISYFIYLEEARIELFRELDTMMEMDKWPFILASTSCDFVQQAYFDERLTIFTTVSRIGNKSFEIDHEISSSRGVIARGKAVVVHFNFETQKSESIPHGIRQKLSAFESNKMIKEGNA, translated from the coding sequence GTGGTACACAAATGGAAGGTAAAGGTAAGAGCATGTGAAACAGATGGACTCGGTCATGTCAGCAACATAAGTTACTTTATTTATTTAGAAGAAGCAAGGATAGAATTATTTCGTGAGCTGGACACGATGATGGAAATGGATAAATGGCCGTTTATATTGGCGTCAACAAGTTGTGATTTTGTTCAGCAAGCTTATTTTGATGAACGTCTTACCATATTTACAACGGTTTCACGTATAGGGAACAAAAGCTTTGAAATAGATCATGAAATTTCAAGCAGCCGTGGAGTAATAGCGAGAGGAAAAGCGGTTGTTGTACATTTTAACTTTGAAACACAAAAAAGCGAATCGATTCCCCATGGAATTCGTCAAAAGCTTTCCGCTTTTGAATCAAACAAGATGATAAAGGAGGGGAACGCGTGA
- a CDS encoding enoyl-CoA hydratase/isomerase family protein, protein MAEVVKWKKEDGIAVVTIDNPPLNVLSKQVTSDLKEITENIREDDEVVCVILTGAGDKAFMAGADIKEFPELMGNPDMKNYVMNSHHMLQELEDLPKPTIALLNGMTFGGGCELALTCDMRIAEAHAQVGLPEVKLGLFPGGGGTQRLPRLVGTAKAKELMFSGEPINAEEAEKIGLVNKVVPTGRGMEMARQAASHMADQSLQALSRIKKAVNEGIEMNLSDGLEKEADLFVDVFQTEDVKEGVNAFIEKRKPNFKHR, encoded by the coding sequence ATGGCTGAAGTAGTAAAATGGAAGAAAGAAGACGGTATTGCAGTTGTTACAATAGATAATCCGCCTTTAAACGTGTTGAGTAAGCAAGTGACATCTGATTTAAAAGAAATCACTGAGAACATTCGTGAAGACGACGAGGTTGTCTGCGTTATTTTAACTGGAGCTGGTGATAAAGCATTTATGGCTGGCGCAGATATAAAAGAATTTCCAGAGCTGATGGGAAATCCGGATATGAAAAACTATGTTATGAATTCTCATCACATGCTGCAAGAATTAGAAGATTTACCTAAACCAACCATAGCTCTATTAAATGGGATGACTTTCGGTGGTGGATGTGAGTTAGCTTTAACGTGTGATATGAGAATTGCAGAGGCCCATGCACAAGTAGGTCTTCCTGAAGTAAAACTCGGATTGTTTCCCGGCGGGGGAGGCACCCAGCGTTTACCAAGATTAGTAGGAACAGCAAAAGCTAAAGAATTAATGTTTAGCGGTGAACCTATTAACGCAGAGGAAGCAGAAAAAATCGGCCTCGTCAATAAAGTTGTACCAACCGGAAGAGGAATGGAAATGGCAAGGCAAGCAGCTTCTCATATGGCAGATCAGTCGTTACAAGCTCTTTCGCGTATCAAAAAAGCGGTTAACGAAGGAATAGAAATGAACCTGTCTGATGGATTGGAAAAAGAAGCAGATCTATTTGTTGACGTTTTTCAAACCGAGGATGTCAAGGAAGGGGTAAATGCATTTATCGAAAAAAGAAAACCCAATTTTAAGCACCGATAA
- a CDS encoding 3-hydroxyacyl-CoA dehydrogenase family protein has product MKAENVNKVTVLGAGSMGHQIAILCALGGFTTYLQDINEDALQKAREQLEGHMSRWVKKEKISEGKKEEAFSKLYMTTSLEEAAAETDFVIEAVVEKLEVKREVFEKLDQYAPSHAVLATNSSTIVNSKIADVTSRPDKVCNMHFFFPPLVMDCVEVVKSDATSEKTAQTAMDVCKRIGRTGVLLQKEIYGFIANRILFALTKEALSLYEEGYADVEDIDVICEKALNHPLGPFGLMDLSGIDVGYYGNMQLYKETGNPADKPAKSVEEKVKAGELGRKTGKGWYNYDEKGAKV; this is encoded by the coding sequence ATGAAAGCAGAAAACGTGAATAAAGTAACGGTGCTTGGTGCTGGTTCGATGGGACATCAAATTGCCATCCTATGTGCACTCGGAGGATTTACTACTTATTTGCAAGATATTAACGAAGACGCTTTACAAAAAGCAAGAGAACAACTTGAAGGACATATGAGCAGGTGGGTAAAAAAAGAAAAAATATCAGAAGGAAAGAAAGAAGAAGCTTTTTCTAAGCTTTATATGACAACTAGTTTAGAAGAAGCGGCAGCTGAAACGGACTTTGTCATTGAAGCTGTCGTAGAAAAACTTGAAGTGAAAAGAGAAGTATTTGAAAAACTTGATCAATACGCACCTTCCCATGCCGTATTAGCAACCAACAGCTCTACTATTGTAAATTCTAAAATTGCCGATGTCACTAGCCGTCCGGACAAAGTGTGCAACATGCACTTTTTCTTTCCGCCGCTTGTCATGGACTGCGTAGAAGTTGTAAAAAGTGATGCTACTTCTGAAAAAACAGCTCAAACGGCGATGGACGTATGCAAAAGAATTGGAAGAACCGGAGTACTATTACAAAAAGAGATATATGGTTTTATCGCAAATCGTATATTATTTGCGCTTACAAAAGAAGCCCTTTCCTTGTATGAAGAAGGATATGCTGATGTTGAAGACATTGATGTTATTTGTGAAAAAGCATTAAACCATCCTTTGGGGCCATTTGGTTTAATGGATCTTTCTGGAATCGATGTAGGCTATTACGGCAATATGCAGCTATACAAGGAAACAGGCAATCCTGCCGATAAACCTGCTAAATCCGTAGAAGAAAAAGTAAAAGCTGGCGAATTAGGAAGAAAAACTGGAAAAGGCTGGTATAACTATGACGAAAAAGGAGCGAAAGTATAA
- a CDS encoding TetR/AcrR family transcriptional regulator — MKEEIIKTSIQLFEQQGFIETSIRDIVQTLGVTKGTFYYYFNSKEQVLMTIHSSYIDNVLEQQKAILKNKNLSHVEKLHQLIDMLITNISPRGQSARVFFREFRHLSESHLNEVRPKRDEIRNAIEKVIIDGMQAGVFRSNLQPDIITLGILGACNWTYQWFNPEGKTSDKEVASIYVDMILNGISTEQNKE; from the coding sequence ATGAAAGAAGAAATTATAAAGACAAGTATTCAATTATTTGAACAACAAGGGTTCATTGAAACGTCGATCCGGGATATCGTCCAGACACTCGGCGTTACAAAAGGGACATTTTATTACTATTTTAACAGTAAAGAACAGGTTTTGATGACTATACACAGTTCATATATTGATAACGTGCTAGAGCAGCAGAAGGCGATTTTAAAAAATAAAAACCTTAGCCACGTAGAAAAGCTGCATCAGCTTATTGACATGCTCATCACTAACATTTCTCCTAGAGGCCAAAGTGCCAGAGTATTCTTCCGAGAATTTCGTCATTTAAGCGAATCCCATTTAAATGAAGTAAGGCCAAAGCGGGATGAAATTCGAAACGCGATTGAAAAAGTGATCATTGATGGTATGCAAGCTGGTGTATTTCGATCAAACTTACAACCCGATATTATAACTCTAGGAATTCTAGGAGCCTGTAATTGGACGTACCAGTGGTTCAATCCTGAAGGAAAAACATCTGACAAAGAAGTAGCATCTATATATGTTGACATGATTCTTAACGGAATCAGTACAGAACAAAACAAAGAATAA